A genomic stretch from Mycobacteriales bacterium includes:
- a CDS encoding SDR family oxidoreductase, producing the protein MTLDGSTAIVTGASRGFGRAIATALTDAGAKVVGLARHPADGVEAGDATDPDLAARLIRAHRPRILVLNAGAVPVNRPVQEQTWQTFSRHWEVDVRHVFEWTRAALLAPLPPGSRVVALSSGAAVHGSPASGGYAGAKATVRFLAAYGAVEAERAGLGIGFASLLPALTPAGAVGASGAAAYAEREGVDVEAFLAGRGPLLTAEQVGAAVLDLVTAEQTTGAWLLTPAGTTPA; encoded by the coding sequence ATGACCCTTGACGGCAGCACCGCAATCGTGACCGGCGCGAGCCGCGGCTTCGGCCGCGCGATCGCCACCGCCCTGACCGACGCCGGCGCGAAAGTGGTCGGCCTGGCCCGGCATCCCGCCGACGGCGTGGAGGCCGGCGACGCCACCGACCCCGACCTCGCCGCCCGGCTGATCCGGGCGCACCGGCCCCGGATCCTCGTGCTCAACGCGGGCGCGGTGCCGGTGAACCGACCGGTCCAGGAGCAGACCTGGCAGACGTTCAGCCGGCACTGGGAGGTCGACGTCCGGCACGTCTTCGAGTGGACCCGGGCCGCTCTGCTCGCGCCGCTCCCGCCCGGCAGCCGGGTCGTCGCGCTGTCCAGCGGCGCGGCCGTGCACGGCTCCCCGGCCAGCGGCGGGTACGCGGGGGCCAAGGCGACCGTCCGCTTCCTAGCCGCCTACGGAGCGGTCGAGGCCGAGCGGGCCGGTCTCGGGATCGGCTTCGCCAGCCTGCTGCCCGCGCTCACGCCCGCCGGCGCGGTCGGGGCGTCCGGGGCCGCGGCGTACGCGGAGCGGGAGGGGGTCGACGTCGAGGCCTTCCTGGCCGGGCGGGGTCCGCTGCTGACGGCCGAGCAGGTCGGCGCCGCGGTCCTCGACCTCGTCACGGCCGAGCAGACCACCGGCGCCTGGCTCCTCACCCCCGCCGGCACGACTCCCGCCTGA
- a CDS encoding sigma-70 family RNA polymerase sigma factor — MMETDFAELAGPYRRELLAHCYRMLGSADEAEDAVQDTYLRAWKAYGGFDGRSSLRTWLYRIATNVCLTAAEQRGRRPLPSGLGGPSPIGTPLVDGVRWLGPLPDDPAAVAAGRSGLRLALVAALQHLPGRQRAVLILRDVLGWPAAEVAELLGTSTVAVKSALQRARERIGALGLVVDDQPEPAPGGLLDRYVAAFVTADIPALTSLLREDATLEMPPHATWFAGRDDVLEFLATRVLTTRQAGIAITANGQPAMAMYVNGEPHGIQVLEIRDGLVAGIVAFLDPGLLPLFGLPGSSPG; from the coding sequence GTGATGGAGACCGACTTCGCCGAGCTCGCCGGACCGTACCGGCGGGAGCTGCTGGCGCACTGCTACCGGATGCTGGGCTCGGCCGACGAGGCCGAGGACGCCGTCCAGGACACCTACCTGCGGGCGTGGAAGGCGTACGGCGGCTTCGACGGGCGGTCGTCGCTGCGGACCTGGCTCTACCGGATCGCCACCAACGTCTGCCTGACCGCGGCCGAGCAGCGGGGTCGCCGGCCGCTGCCGTCGGGGCTCGGCGGCCCGTCGCCGATCGGGACGCCGCTGGTCGACGGCGTGCGCTGGCTCGGCCCGCTGCCGGACGACCCGGCCGCGGTGGCCGCGGGCCGGTCCGGGCTGCGGCTGGCGCTGGTGGCCGCGCTGCAGCACCTGCCCGGCCGGCAGCGGGCGGTGCTGATCCTTCGGGACGTGCTGGGCTGGCCGGCGGCCGAGGTCGCCGAGCTGCTCGGCACCAGCACGGTCGCGGTCAAGAGCGCGCTGCAGCGGGCCCGGGAGCGGATCGGCGCGCTCGGGCTGGTCGTGGACGACCAGCCCGAGCCGGCGCCCGGCGGCCTGCTCGACCGCTACGTCGCCGCGTTCGTCACCGCCGACATCCCGGCCCTGACGAGCCTGCTGCGGGAGGACGCGACGCTGGAGATGCCGCCGCACGCGACCTGGTTCGCCGGCCGGGACGACGTGCTCGAGTTCCTGGCCACCCGGGTGCTGACCACGCGGCAGGCCGGGATCGCGATCACCGCGAACGGCCAGCCGGCGATGGCCATGTACGTCAACGGCGAGCCCCACGGCATCCAGGTCCTCGAGATCCGCGACGGGCTGGTCGCCGGGATCGTCGCGTTCCTGGATCCAGGTCTCCTCCCCCTCTTCGGCCTGCCCGGTTCCTCGCCGGGCTGA
- a CDS encoding ATP-binding cassette domain-containing protein: MYAIEAEGLVKRFGATTALAGVDLAVRPGTVLGVLGPNGAGKTTAVRVLATLLRPDAGVARVGGLDVVRDASAVRRLVGLTGQYAAVDDDLTGAENLVLIGRLLDLRSGEAKRRAADLLAEFDLTDAANRAAKTYSGGMRRRLDLAASLVGRPSVIFLDEPTTGLDPTKRDEVWMTIRSLVSEGATVLLTTQYLDEADALADEISVFDHGKIIAHGTPNELKQIVGDQSLQVRPVDEARLPDVARVLTAVAGAAPESPRRGVLQVPVRGDEAMTEAVARLAAEGIAVTELALKLPGLDEVFAALTGAPATSDEEDAA; the protein is encoded by the coding sequence ATGTACGCGATCGAGGCTGAAGGACTGGTGAAGCGGTTCGGCGCGACCACCGCGCTGGCCGGAGTGGATCTGGCCGTGCGCCCCGGGACGGTGCTCGGCGTGCTCGGACCGAACGGGGCCGGCAAGACCACCGCGGTCCGGGTGCTGGCCACGCTGCTGCGCCCCGACGCCGGCGTCGCCCGGGTCGGCGGCCTGGACGTGGTCCGGGACGCGTCCGCGGTTCGCCGCCTGGTCGGGCTCACCGGCCAGTACGCGGCTGTCGACGACGACCTGACCGGCGCCGAGAACCTGGTGCTCATCGGCCGCCTGCTCGACCTGCGCTCCGGCGAGGCCAAGCGCCGCGCCGCCGACCTGCTGGCCGAGTTCGACCTGACCGACGCGGCGAACCGGGCCGCCAAGACGTACTCCGGGGGCATGCGGCGGCGGCTGGACCTGGCCGCGAGCCTGGTCGGCCGGCCGTCGGTGATCTTCCTGGACGAGCCGACCACCGGTCTGGACCCGACCAAGCGGGACGAGGTCTGGATGACCATCCGCAGCCTGGTCTCCGAGGGTGCGACCGTGCTGCTGACCACGCAGTACCTGGACGAGGCGGACGCGCTCGCGGACGAGATCTCGGTCTTCGACCACGGGAAGATCATCGCCCACGGCACGCCGAACGAGCTCAAGCAGATCGTCGGCGACCAGAGTCTGCAGGTCCGTCCGGTGGATGAGGCCCGGCTGCCGGACGTGGCCCGGGTGCTCACCGCGGTCGCCGGCGCCGCGCCGGAGTCGCCCCGCCGCGGCGTACTGCAGGTCCCGGTGCGCGGCGACGAGGCGATGACCGAGGCGGTCGCCCGGCTCGCCGCGGAAGGCATCGCGGTGACCGAACTGGCGCTGAAGCTGCCCGGACTGGACGAGGTGTTCGCGGCGCTCACGGGCGCCCCCGCCACGAGTGACGAGGAGGACGCGGCATGA
- a CDS encoding ABC transporter permease has product MTTTTLEETTAQAPPPVSAPEQGARPFPLLRHSLVLAGRAVRKIRRTPEQFIDVTLQPIIFVVLFVYIFGGAVSGSTHDYLQYVLPAIMVQTVLFSSLSIGVNLNTDIKKGVFDRFRSLPIARSAPLIGAVSAEVVRFGVSVIVLMGFGYVLGFRIGTDPLSALAGCLLAVAFALCVSWIAVFLGTWLRESGAVQGIGFLVMFPLTFGSNMFVPTASLPGWLQAWVKINPVTHLTDAIRGLLVGGPVAGPVGWSVLTGAIILAVFAPLAVTTYRRKTN; this is encoded by the coding sequence ATGACCACGACGACTCTGGAAGAGACGACCGCACAGGCCCCGCCGCCCGTGTCGGCACCCGAACAAGGCGCCCGGCCGTTCCCACTGCTGCGGCACAGCCTGGTGCTGGCGGGCCGGGCTGTGCGCAAGATCCGCCGTACGCCCGAGCAGTTCATCGACGTCACCCTGCAGCCGATCATCTTCGTGGTGCTGTTCGTCTACATCTTCGGCGGCGCGGTGTCCGGCTCCACCCACGACTACCTGCAGTACGTCCTGCCCGCGATCATGGTGCAGACGGTCCTGTTCAGCTCGCTGTCCATCGGGGTGAACCTCAACACCGACATCAAGAAGGGCGTCTTCGACCGGTTCCGGTCGCTGCCGATCGCCCGGTCGGCGCCATTGATCGGAGCCGTCTCGGCCGAAGTGGTCCGGTTCGGCGTCTCGGTCATCGTCCTGATGGGCTTCGGGTACGTGCTGGGTTTCCGGATCGGCACCGACCCGCTGTCCGCGCTGGCCGGCTGCCTGCTGGCCGTCGCGTTCGCACTCTGCGTGAGCTGGATCGCGGTCTTCCTCGGCACCTGGCTGCGGGAGTCCGGCGCGGTGCAGGGCATCGGCTTCCTGGTGATGTTCCCGCTGACGTTCGGCAGCAACATGTTCGTCCCGACCGCCTCGCTGCCGGGCTGGCTGCAGGCCTGGGTGAAGATCAACCCGGTCACCCACCTCACCGACGCGATCCGGGGGCTGCTGGTCGGCGGCCCGGTCGCCGGTCCGGTCGGGTGGTCGGTGCTGACCGGGGCGATCATCCTGGCGGTCTTCGCTCCGCTGGCGGTCACCACGTACCGCCGCAAGACCAACTGA
- a CDS encoding BTAD domain-containing putative transcriptional regulator → MAILGALLVTDEAGRPVEVGGARLRALLTRLALEPGRPVGVDALVEDLWGDTPPADRLNALQSLVSRLRRALPGAPIESGPTGYRLTLDRRDVDAAEFARLAEAGRRALPDEPATARRLLTEALALWRGPALADAAGSPWADAAADRLAERRLAATEDRMDAELELGGHGAVLAELEALARAHPMRERIRGQHIRALYAAGRQADALAAYEDLRGLLADELGVDPSRQLQEIHLRVLRATPEPRRATPRTNVPAQFTSFVGRDADLAEVARLLERHRLVTLVGPGGAGKTRLAAETAVRVLDGFQDGAWLAELAPVTDGSQVPQAVVSAVGLPDTRLREAAAQPPPLARLVDLLADRCALIVLDNCEHLIEPAARTAAELLARCPRLRILATSREPLGITGEALAPVAPLGLPPADASPGEALRHPAVRLLADRAGAVRPGFEVDERTVAPVVEICRRLDGMPLAIELASARMRSLPVTEVAARLDDRFRLLTGGSRAALPRHQTLRAVVAWSWDLLTPAEAALADRVAVFPGGVTADSAQAVCAGDPVDAADVPDLLAALTDKSLLQQLPGAPPRYRMLETLREFGTERLAAAHQVAEIRHRHALHFLAMAEEADPHLRRRDQLEWFARLTADRDNLLAAMRYSIDTGDAATAIRLGAALAWYWTARSEHALAAELLPTAAELPGEAPSEARAICIVVGAVSRGAALDDFEGMSKQIEAARGLDIGDSWDDHPMLSLLEPIAALLSGEEDKALAMLDRGHTDDDPWIAATRWLLGAMVHENAGHFAEHREYLKHALEGYREIGERWGLAGALAATGSVRLADGDAAGSVAAYAEAHQLMGQITATDDASFTRTRLAVAYARSGDKDRARVELAAALAESERSGSPIGLVSAELVMAELARDDGDRVEARRLVESAVRGADEIQNMPPQMTAVAYAALGMLDADDGDAPLGRDRIRHAVTLPLADRDMPVMGTVALAAAYVELKAGRFEASAARLGAALALRGTEERGSPQVIELREKLLAALGPAELERIYNDNAALPREQAMDLLGGSAAETG, encoded by the coding sequence GTGGCGATCCTCGGGGCTCTCCTCGTGACCGACGAGGCCGGCCGGCCGGTCGAGGTCGGCGGCGCCCGGCTGCGTGCACTGCTGACCCGCCTCGCGCTGGAGCCCGGCCGCCCGGTCGGGGTGGACGCGCTGGTCGAGGACCTCTGGGGCGACACGCCCCCGGCCGACCGGCTCAACGCGCTGCAGTCGCTGGTCTCCCGGCTGCGCCGGGCGCTGCCGGGCGCGCCGATCGAGTCCGGCCCGACCGGCTACCGCCTCACGCTCGACCGCCGCGACGTCGACGCGGCCGAGTTCGCCCGGCTGGCCGAGGCCGGTCGGCGGGCGCTGCCGGACGAGCCCGCGACCGCCCGCCGGCTGCTTACCGAGGCCCTCGCGCTCTGGCGCGGTCCCGCGCTCGCCGACGCGGCCGGCAGCCCCTGGGCCGACGCCGCCGCCGACCGGCTGGCCGAGCGCCGGCTGGCCGCGACCGAGGACCGGATGGATGCCGAGCTGGAGCTGGGCGGGCACGGGGCGGTGCTGGCCGAGCTGGAGGCGCTCGCCCGGGCGCACCCGATGCGCGAGCGGATCCGCGGGCAGCACATCCGCGCGCTCTACGCGGCCGGCCGGCAGGCCGACGCGCTCGCCGCGTACGAGGACCTGCGGGGGCTGCTCGCCGACGAGCTGGGCGTCGACCCGTCCCGACAGCTGCAGGAGATCCACCTGCGGGTGCTGCGGGCGACGCCGGAGCCGCGCCGAGCCACCCCGCGGACGAACGTGCCGGCCCAGTTCACCAGCTTCGTCGGCCGCGACGCGGACCTGGCCGAGGTGGCCCGGCTGCTCGAGCGGCACCGCCTGGTCACGCTGGTCGGACCGGGCGGCGCGGGCAAGACCCGGCTCGCGGCCGAGACCGCGGTCCGGGTGCTGGACGGGTTCCAGGACGGCGCCTGGCTGGCCGAGCTCGCCCCGGTGACCGACGGCAGCCAGGTCCCGCAGGCGGTGGTCAGTGCGGTCGGGCTGCCCGACACCCGGCTGCGGGAGGCCGCCGCCCAGCCGCCGCCGCTGGCCCGGCTGGTCGACCTGCTCGCCGACCGGTGCGCGCTGATCGTGCTGGACAACTGCGAGCACCTGATCGAGCCCGCGGCCCGGACCGCGGCCGAGCTGCTGGCCCGCTGCCCGCGGCTGCGCATCCTCGCGACCAGCCGGGAGCCGCTCGGGATCACCGGGGAGGCGCTCGCGCCGGTCGCCCCGCTCGGGCTGCCGCCGGCGGACGCGAGCCCGGGCGAGGCGCTGCGGCATCCGGCCGTCCGGCTGCTGGCCGACCGGGCCGGCGCCGTCCGGCCCGGCTTCGAGGTGGACGAGCGCACCGTCGCGCCGGTGGTCGAGATCTGCCGCCGCCTGGACGGCATGCCGCTGGCGATCGAACTGGCCTCGGCCCGGATGCGCTCGCTGCCGGTGACCGAGGTCGCCGCCCGGCTGGACGACCGGTTCCGGCTGCTGACCGGCGGCAGCCGGGCCGCGCTGCCCCGGCACCAGACGCTGCGCGCGGTCGTCGCCTGGAGCTGGGACCTGCTCACCCCGGCCGAGGCCGCGCTGGCCGACCGGGTGGCGGTCTTCCCCGGCGGCGTCACCGCGGACTCGGCCCAAGCGGTCTGCGCGGGCGACCCGGTCGACGCCGCCGACGTGCCCGACCTGCTGGCGGCGCTCACCGACAAGTCGCTGCTGCAGCAGCTGCCCGGCGCGCCGCCGCGCTATCGGATGCTGGAGACCCTCCGGGAGTTCGGCACCGAGCGGCTGGCCGCCGCCCACCAGGTCGCCGAGATCCGGCACCGGCACGCGCTGCACTTCCTGGCCATGGCCGAGGAGGCCGACCCGCACCTGCGCCGCCGCGATCAGCTGGAGTGGTTCGCCCGGCTCACCGCCGACCGGGACAACCTGCTGGCCGCGATGCGGTACTCGATCGACACCGGCGACGCCGCCACCGCGATCCGCCTCGGCGCCGCCCTGGCCTGGTACTGGACGGCCCGCAGCGAGCACGCGCTCGCCGCCGAGCTGCTGCCCACCGCCGCCGAGCTGCCGGGCGAGGCACCAAGCGAGGCCCGCGCGATCTGCATCGTCGTCGGCGCGGTCAGCCGCGGCGCCGCGCTGGACGACTTCGAGGGGATGTCCAAGCAGATCGAGGCCGCCCGCGGGCTCGACATCGGCGACAGCTGGGACGACCACCCGATGCTGAGTCTGCTGGAGCCGATCGCGGCCCTCCTGTCGGGCGAGGAGGACAAGGCGCTGGCAATGCTGGACCGCGGGCACACCGACGACGACCCGTGGATCGCGGCGACCCGCTGGCTGCTCGGCGCGATGGTGCACGAGAACGCGGGCCACTTCGCCGAGCACCGCGAATACCTCAAGCATGCGCTGGAGGGCTACCGGGAGATCGGCGAGCGCTGGGGTCTGGCCGGTGCGCTGGCCGCGACCGGCAGCGTCCGGCTGGCCGACGGCGACGCGGCGGGATCGGTCGCGGCGTACGCAGAGGCGCATCAGCTGATGGGCCAGATCACCGCCACCGACGACGCCTCGTTCACCCGGACCCGGCTGGCCGTGGCGTACGCGCGCAGCGGCGACAAGGACCGGGCCCGCGTGGAGCTGGCCGCGGCCCTGGCCGAGTCCGAGCGCAGCGGCTCGCCGATCGGGCTGGTCAGCGCTGAACTGGTGATGGCCGAGCTGGCCCGGGACGACGGCGATCGGGTCGAGGCGCGGCGCCTGGTCGAGTCGGCGGTCCGCGGTGCCGACGAGATCCAGAACATGCCGCCCCAGATGACCGCGGTGGCGTACGCGGCGCTCGGCATGCTCGATGCCGACGACGGCGACGCCCCGCTCGGGCGGGACCGCATCCGGCACGCTGTGACGCTGCCGCTGGCCGATCGGGACATGCCGGTGATGGGCACGGTCGCGCTGGCCGCGGCGTACGTGGAGCTCAAGGCGGGGCGGTTCGAGGCGTCCGCGGCCCGGCTCGGGGCGGCGCTGGCGCTGCGCGGGACGGAGGAGCGCGGCAGCCCGCAGGTCATCGAGCTCCGCGAGAAGCTCCTGGCCGCCCTCGGCCCGGCCGAGCTGGAGCGCATCTACAACGACAACGCCGCGCTGCCGCGCGAGCAGGCGATGGACCTGCTGGGCGGCAGCGCCGCGGAGACGGGCTGA
- the ssb gene encoding single-stranded DNA-binding protein, producing the protein MNETFVTVVGNLVDDPKVRTIEAGQDVAGFRIASTSRRFDKATGRWVDGGQLFLSVSCWRELSANVSVSLRKGDPVIVSGKLTTRTYEKDGQNRSVCELEALAIGPDLARGTAVFRRSPRTAEDPAGGSTAAVPDGSGLVGAGV; encoded by the coding sequence TTGAACGAAACGTTTGTCACCGTGGTGGGCAACCTGGTCGACGACCCGAAGGTGCGCACCATCGAAGCCGGGCAGGACGTGGCCGGCTTCCGGATCGCCTCGACCTCCCGGCGGTTCGACAAGGCGACCGGCCGCTGGGTCGACGGCGGCCAGCTGTTCCTCAGCGTGAGTTGCTGGCGGGAGCTGTCGGCCAACGTGTCGGTGTCGCTGCGCAAGGGCGACCCGGTCATCGTCAGCGGGAAGCTCACCACGCGGACGTACGAGAAGGACGGCCAGAACCGGTCGGTCTGCGAGCTGGAGGCGCTCGCGATCGGTCCGGACCTGGCCCGCGGGACGGCGGTGTTCCGGCGGTCGCCCCGGACGGCGGAGGACCCGGCCGGCGGCTCGACGGCCGCGGTGCCGGACGGGTCCGGGCTGGTAGGAGCCGGCGTGTGA
- the ettA gene encoding energy-dependent translational throttle protein EttA produces MAQYIYSMRKVRKAHGDKVILDDVTLAFLPGAKIGVVGPNGAGKSTVLKIMAGLEQASNGDALLSPGFSVGILMQEPQLDESKDVRGNVEEAVAETRAALKRFEDVSAAMGEPDADFDALLTEQGDLMEKIEHDNGWELDSTIEQAMDALRCPPGDAEVSTLSGGEKRRVALCALLMSAPDLLLLDEPTNHLDAESVDWLEQHLAKYAGTVLAVTHDRYFLDNVAEWILELDRGHAYPYEGNYSTYLETKQARLKVEGRKDAKRQRILEQELEWVRSNPKARQAKNKARLQRYEELATEAEKTRKLDFDEIQIPPGPRLGTVVVEADKLKKGFGDRVLIQDLSFSLPRGGIVGIIGPNGVGKTTLFKTVIGEEKTDSGSVRLGETVALSYVDQGRTRLDPKQSVWQIVSDGLDHIKVGNAEMPSRAYVSAFGFKGPDQQKATGVLSGGERNRLNLALTLKEGGNLLLLDEPTNDLDVETLQSLENALLEFPGCAVVISHDRWFLDRVATHILAWEGTDEDPSRWFWFEGNYADYESNKVDRLGADAARPHRVTHRKLTRD; encoded by the coding sequence ATGGCGCAGTACATCTACTCGATGCGCAAGGTGCGCAAGGCGCACGGCGACAAAGTGATCCTCGATGACGTGACCCTGGCGTTCCTGCCCGGCGCGAAGATCGGTGTGGTCGGTCCCAACGGGGCCGGCAAGTCAACCGTGCTCAAGATCATGGCCGGACTGGAGCAGGCGTCCAACGGCGACGCCCTGCTCAGCCCCGGCTTCTCGGTGGGCATCCTCATGCAGGAGCCGCAGCTGGACGAGAGCAAGGACGTCCGCGGCAACGTGGAGGAGGCGGTCGCCGAGACGCGGGCCGCGCTGAAGCGGTTCGAGGACGTCAGCGCGGCCATGGGGGAGCCCGACGCGGACTTCGACGCGCTGCTGACCGAGCAGGGCGACCTGATGGAGAAGATCGAGCACGACAACGGTTGGGAGCTCGACAGCACGATCGAGCAGGCGATGGACGCGCTGCGCTGCCCGCCGGGCGACGCGGAGGTCTCGACGCTGTCCGGTGGCGAGAAGCGCCGGGTGGCGCTGTGCGCGCTGCTGATGAGCGCACCGGACCTGCTGCTGCTCGACGAGCCCACCAACCACCTCGACGCGGAGAGCGTCGACTGGCTGGAGCAGCACCTCGCGAAGTACGCGGGGACCGTCCTGGCCGTCACCCACGACCGGTACTTCCTGGACAACGTGGCCGAGTGGATCCTCGAGCTGGACCGCGGCCACGCGTATCCGTACGAGGGGAACTACTCGACCTACCTCGAGACCAAGCAGGCCCGGCTCAAGGTCGAGGGGCGCAAGGACGCCAAGCGGCAACGCATCCTCGAGCAGGAGCTGGAGTGGGTGCGCAGCAACCCGAAGGCGCGCCAGGCCAAGAACAAGGCCCGTCTGCAGCGGTACGAGGAGCTGGCGACCGAGGCGGAGAAGACCCGCAAGCTCGACTTCGATGAGATCCAGATCCCGCCGGGCCCGCGGCTGGGCACGGTGGTGGTCGAGGCCGACAAGCTCAAGAAGGGTTTCGGCGACCGGGTCCTCATCCAGGACCTGTCGTTCTCGCTGCCCCGCGGCGGCATCGTCGGGATCATCGGTCCCAACGGCGTCGGCAAGACCACGCTGTTCAAGACCGTGATCGGCGAGGAGAAGACCGACAGCGGCTCGGTCCGCCTCGGCGAGACGGTTGCCCTGTCCTACGTCGACCAGGGGCGGACCCGGCTGGACCCGAAGCAGAGCGTCTGGCAGATCGTCTCCGACGGGCTCGACCACATCAAGGTCGGCAACGCCGAGATGCCGTCCCGGGCGTACGTCTCGGCGTTCGGGTTCAAGGGGCCGGACCAGCAGAAGGCGACCGGCGTGCTGTCTGGTGGCGAGCGCAACCGGCTCAACCTCGCGCTCACCCTCAAGGAGGGCGGCAACCTGCTGCTGCTCGACGAGCCGACGAACGACCTGGACGTCGAGACGCTGCAGTCGCTGGAGAACGCGCTGCTGGAGTTCCCGGGCTGTGCCGTGGTCATCTCCCACGACAGGTGGTTCCTGGACCGGGTCGCGACCCACATCCTGGCCTGGGAGGGCACGGATGAGGACCCGTCGCGCTGGTTCTGGTTCGAGGGCAACTACGCCGACTACGAGTCGAACAAGGTCGACCGGCTCGGCGCCGATGCCGCCCGCCCGCACCGGGTCACGCACCGCAAGCTGACCCGCGACTGA
- a CDS encoding glycoside hydrolase family 13 protein, with translation MHRSPDSRASATPSGGQQDPWWKTAVFYQVYVRSFADSDGDGVGDLAGIRDKLGYLHLLGVDALWLTPFYPSPMVDHGYDVADPRDVDPLFGSLADFDALVADAHALGIKVTVDLVPNHTSDRHADFAAALAGPPGSPARARYVFRAGDGPDGAQPPNNWHSIFGGPAWTRVPDGQWYLHLFTPEQPDLDWTNPEVSADLERTLRFWMDRGTDGFRIDVAHGMAKAEGLPDMDLPDRKNTVPDPEGGDDPRFDVEGVHDVHRLIRRVLDSYPERMTVGEVWVHGDERLARYVRADELNLAFNFRLLQADWDAAAFRDAIEDSMATMRSVGAPTTWVLSNHDIVRHTSRYARGTDEATGRRRARAAALVQLALPGVAYVYYGDELALPNVDLPDDVLQDPVWERSGRTERGRDGERVPMPWSGEKPPYGFSSGSKTWLPMPDEWADLTVEVQLEDPGSTLSLYRQALELRHEHPGFTEDGLEWFSAPAGCLAFRRPAGLLCALNASAEPVPMPPGELLLASGPLAAEGTLPPDTAAWLA, from the coding sequence GTGCACCGCTCGCCCGACAGCCGCGCGTCCGCGACCCCGTCCGGAGGGCAGCAGGATCCGTGGTGGAAGACCGCCGTCTTCTACCAGGTGTACGTCCGCAGCTTCGCCGACTCCGACGGCGACGGCGTCGGTGACCTGGCCGGCATCCGGGACAAGCTCGGCTACCTGCACCTGCTCGGCGTGGACGCGCTCTGGCTGACGCCGTTCTATCCCTCGCCGATGGTCGACCACGGCTACGACGTGGCCGACCCGCGTGACGTCGACCCGCTCTTCGGCAGCCTCGCCGACTTCGACGCGCTGGTCGCCGACGCGCACGCGCTCGGCATCAAGGTGACCGTCGACCTGGTCCCGAACCACACCTCCGACCGGCACGCCGACTTCGCCGCCGCGCTGGCCGGGCCGCCCGGCAGCCCGGCCCGGGCCCGGTACGTCTTCCGCGCCGGCGACGGACCGGACGGCGCGCAGCCGCCCAACAACTGGCACTCGATCTTCGGCGGGCCGGCCTGGACCCGGGTCCCGGACGGGCAGTGGTACCTGCATCTGTTCACGCCCGAGCAGCCCGACCTGGACTGGACGAACCCGGAGGTCAGCGCGGACCTCGAGCGGACCTTGCGGTTCTGGATGGACCGGGGCACGGACGGCTTCCGGATCGACGTGGCGCACGGGATGGCGAAGGCCGAGGGCCTGCCGGACATGGACCTGCCGGACCGCAAGAACACCGTGCCGGACCCGGAGGGCGGCGACGACCCGCGCTTCGACGTCGAGGGCGTGCACGACGTGCATCGGCTGATCCGCCGGGTGCTCGACTCGTACCCGGAGCGGATGACGGTCGGCGAGGTCTGGGTGCACGGCGACGAGCGGCTGGCCCGCTACGTCCGGGCCGACGAGCTGAACCTGGCCTTCAACTTCCGGCTCCTGCAGGCGGACTGGGACGCGGCGGCGTTCCGGGACGCGATCGAGGACTCGATGGCGACCATGCGCTCGGTCGGCGCACCGACGACCTGGGTGCTGTCCAACCACGACATCGTCCGGCACACCAGCCGGTACGCGCGGGGCACCGACGAGGCGACCGGCCGGCGCCGGGCCCGGGCGGCCGCGCTCGTCCAGCTCGCGCTGCCCGGGGTCGCGTACGTCTACTACGGCGACGAGCTGGCGCTGCCGAACGTGGACCTGCCCGACGACGTGCTGCAGGACCCGGTGTGGGAACGCAGCGGGCGCACCGAGCGCGGCCGGGACGGCGAGCGGGTGCCGATGCCGTGGTCGGGCGAGAAGCCGCCGTACGGGTTCAGCTCGGGCTCGAAGACGTGGCTGCCGATGCCGGACGAGTGGGCCGACCTCACCGTCGAGGTGCAGCTGGAGGACCCGGGCTCGACGCTGTCGCTCTACCGGCAGGCGCTGGAGCTCCGGCACGAGCACCCCGGATTCACCGAGGACGGGCTGGAGTGGTTCAGCGCGCCGGCCGGATGCCTGGCGTTCCGCCGGCCGGCCGGGCTGCTCTGCGCGCTGAACGCCTCGGCGGAGCCGGTCCCGATGCCGCCGGGCGAGCTGCTGCTCGCCAGCGGTCCCCTCGCCGCCGAGGGCACCCTCCCGCCCGACACCGCCGCCTGGCTCGCCTGA
- a CDS encoding globin: MTDPQTGPTLYDLVGGEETFHRLVARFYAGVHDDPLLRPLYPDEDLGPAEERLRMFLVQYWGGPRTYSERRGHPRLRMRHAPFAIGTAERDAWLRHMRVAVDSLELPPEQEEPLWRYLETAAHSMQNTWDTTRAG, encoded by the coding sequence GTGACCGACCCGCAGACCGGACCCACGCTCTACGACCTCGTGGGCGGCGAGGAGACCTTCCATCGGCTGGTCGCCCGGTTCTACGCCGGCGTGCACGACGACCCGCTGCTGCGCCCGCTCTACCCGGATGAGGACCTCGGTCCGGCCGAGGAGCGGCTGCGGATGTTCCTGGTGCAATACTGGGGCGGCCCCCGGACGTACTCGGAGCGTCGTGGGCACCCCCGGCTGCGAATGCGGCACGCGCCGTTCGCGATCGGGACGGCCGAGCGGGACGCCTGGCTGCGGCACATGCGGGTCGCGGTGGACTCGCTGGAGCTTCCCCCGGAGCAGGAGGAGCCGCTGTGGCGCTACCTGGAGACGGCGGCCCACAGCATGCAGAACACGTGGGACACCACCCGCGCCGGGTAG